In a single window of the Coffea eugenioides isolate CCC68of chromosome 3, Ceug_1.0, whole genome shotgun sequence genome:
- the LOC113766748 gene encoding BURP domain-containing protein 16-like — MASSTFAIVLFVIALTFPTSHFAAHTSSSSFTALNQLKYWAENVQGTMPGNLLSKLSPLSKEQAEHFTSLASEKNLPFDANLCSLANLACLSKARVDSFLDKNNYGYGRISPNVVLHVDPFSFFRLSLLKQGNMVHLSSLENQLPQQSFLPSQTASKISVTENDLRKLFPQSFESPQTKDAIQYTLIYCNTPALKEEPQSCAKSLEEMIEFSKTAIGDKNLVALASKNTEGSRKELMVGRVEKLKYGKTVACHQLFLPFATYFCHLLSNIEVYAVDVVEPRTKVPVNTVTVVCHMDTSGWSPDHVALKILKTSPGQSEACHWMSQSDLIFISQGKN; from the coding sequence ATGGCCTCTTCAACGTTTGCTATCGTTCTCTTTGTCATTGCCCTCACGTTTCCTACGTCCCATTTTGCTGCCCAcacttcatcttcttcattcACTGCATTGAATCAGCTCAAATATTGGGCAGAAAATGTCCAAGGCACCATGCCTGGAAATCTTCTGTCCAAACTATCTCCACTGAGCAAGGAACAAGCTGAACATTTCACTTCATTAGCGTCCGAGAAAAATCTTCCATTTGATGCAAATCTTTGCTCTCTTGCAAACCTAGCTTGTTTATCCAAAGCACGTGTTGATAGTTTCTTGGACAAGAATAATTACGGCTATGGCAGAATTAGCCCAAATGTTGTCCTACATGTtgatcctttttctttcttcagaCTCTCACTTCTCAAACAAGGAAACATGGTGCATCTCTCAAGCTTGGAAAACCAATTGCCCCAACAgtcatttcttccttctcaaacGGCATCAAAGATCTCTGTTACGGAAAATGACCTACGAAAATTATTTCCTCAATCCTTTGAAAGCCCGCAAACAAAAGATGCCATTCAATACACCCTTATTTATTGCAATACTCCTGCTCTTAAGGAAGAGCCTCAGAGCTGTGCAAAATCCCTTGAGGAAATGATTGAATTTTCAAAAACTGCCATAGGTGACAAGAATTTGGTGGCATTGGCATCGAAAAACACAGAGGGTTCTAGAAAAGAATTGATGGTTGGACGCGTGGAAAAGCTTAAATATGGAAAAACTGTGGCATGTCATCAATTATTTCTTCCTTTTGCAACATATTTCTGCCATTTGCTGTCCAATATTGAAGTCTATGCAGTAGATGTTGTTGAACCTAGGACCAAAGTTCCAGTTAATACAGTCACGGTGGTATGTCATATGGATACTTCAGGCTGGTCCCCTGATCATGTGGCCTTGAAGATATTGAAAACTTCTCCTGGCCAAAGTGAAGCATGCCATTGGATGTCTCAAAGTGatctcattttcatttctcaaggaaaGAACTAA
- the LOC113766747 gene encoding BURP domain-containing protein 16-like — protein MASSGFAIVLFVIALTFPTPLFGAHTPSSSFTALNQLKYWSENVQGTMPGNLLSKLSPLNKEQAEHFTSLVSKKNLPFNANHCSLANLACSPKSFVNNLMHNIFYGYGRISPSHVQHVDPSSFLRISLLKQGSMVHLPDLENQLPQHSFLPSQIASKISIAENDLQKLFPQSLKNPQTKDAIQSTIVYCNTPALKDEIQSCVKSLEDMVEFAKTATGNNHLVALTSKNTKGSGKDLIVGQIKKLKFGKTVSCHELFLPFSTYFCHLLSKTEVYAVDVLEPKTKIPINTVTVICHMDTSDWSPNHVAFKNDQQTSSGKNYGMVASSE, from the exons ATGGCCTCTTCAGGGTTTGCTATCGTTCTCTTTGTCATTGCCCTCACGTTTCCTACACCCCTTTTTGGTGCACACACTCCATCTTCTTCATTTACTGCGTTGAATCAGCTCAAATATTGGTCAGAAAATGTCCAAGGTACCATGCCTGGAAATCTTCTGTCCAAACTATCTCCATTGAATAAGGAGCAAGCTGAACATTTCACTTCATTAGTGTCCAAGAAAAATCTTCCATTCAATGCAAATCATTGTTCTCTTGCAAACCTAGCTTGTTCGCCCAAATCATTCGTTAATAATTTGATGCACAATATTTTTTATGGCTATGGCAGAATTAGCCCATCTCATGTGCAGCATGTTGATCCCTCTTCTTTCCTCAGAATCTCGCTTCTCAAACAAGGAAGCATGGTACATCTCCCAGACTTGGAAAACCAATTACCTCAACattcatttcttccttctcaaaTTGCATCAAAGATCTCTATTGCAGAAAATGACCTACAAAAACTTTTTCCTCAATCCTTGAAAAACCCACAAACAAAAGATGCAATTCAATCTACCATTGTTTATTGCAACACTCCTGCTCTTAAGGATGAGATTCAGAGCTGTGTAAAATCCCTTGAAGATATGGTTGAATTTGCAAAGACTGCAACAGGTAACAACCATTTGGTCGCATTGACTTCAAAAAACACAAAGGGTTCTGGAAAAGATTTGATAGTTGGACAGATTAAAAAGCTTAAATTTGGGAAAACTGTGTCATGTCATGAattatttcttcctttttcaacATATTTCTGCCATTTGCTGTCCAAAACTGAAGTGTATGCAGTGGATGTTCTTGAACCTAAGACTAAAATTCCAATTAATACAGTCACGGTGATATGTCATATGGATACTTCAGACTGGTCCCCTAATCACGTGGCCTTTAAG AATGACCAACAGACAAGCAGTGGCAAGAACTATGGGATGGTTGCTTCTTCTGAATAG